The following DNA comes from Scomber scombrus chromosome 7, fScoSco1.1, whole genome shotgun sequence.
GTTTGTGATCGCACTGGTCAACAAAGCTGCAACTGAAGAGCATTTGATCAAGTTAGAAACAATACTGAGAAACATGTAATATAATTATAGGCAATAATACAATTATAGGATTTTACATGCAGTTTGTATATTCAGCATCTTTTGTCTTTCTGGGACAATTTTGTAAACTTTCCCTGAATAATTTGCAGTTTAACAAACGAGTCGGCTCATTCTTTCCCCAGACAGTTGGTAGGCttggagttttatttttataccatttgttcatttttaatcattctttGTCAACAAATCACTAACATCAAGCCAAAACTATATAATTCTGTGGGTTTAATTGGATAAATGCATGATTATGTCGTTCTGAAGCACATTTGTACACTTTCCTTGAATAATTTGCAGTTTAACAGAAGATTGTCTGTTTGCCTCAAAATGCTTATTGATATAAGAGCTAGCTTTTTCTTTGAATTGTTTTCCCCCGCAGACAGTTGATGGGCTtgtaaaacacttatttttatgCTATTAAactatttgttttttgggggtttgtttttatagtttttgtcAACAACAACATACAAGCTAAAGCCATATAATTCTGGGACCATTTCTTCAATTAAAAAACTggtttaaccttcatgtcgtcctcccaggtcaaattgaccccatctgttttgactgttccttctttcctcccttccttccttccttccttccttccttccttccatctgtccttcctccctccttctctctttctttccttcctctctttccaccctccatcccccttccttccttccttccttccttccttactttccttcctcccttcctcccttcctccctcgctccttctctttctttcctcccacctaccttcctcccttccttctttcctctgtccctcttaccttcctcccttccgtctttcctttcctcccttccttcctccctcctttccttccttccttccttccttccttccttccttccttccttccttccttccttcctccttttctaccttcttccttcctcccttccttccttccttcctccctcatttccttctttcttcctcccttccttccttccttccttccttcctccctcctttccttccttcttcctcccttccttccttgactaaaggacaacaggagggttagttAAAACTTGACAGTGAGATCTGCAGGTTTAATTGGATAAATGTGTTACCacaacattttttcccactatATCCACATGGCTAGATACATACCACACTTCCCCATGTCCAATCTTTTGTATCCGGCACTGTATTCAACAACCTTTGGGaacattacaacaacaaaaaaatcaacttcAAACTGAACACAACCCTCAGCCTTTTATCTTCTGTAGaataagaacaaaaaacattcatatctCTCTCCAGATATGTCGGATATGCAGAAGGACACTGAGTTTAAGCGAGGAGAGACTTTCTCTTGACAGTGGCATCAGCCCTGGtatcttttgttttcattcctcctgctcacccgaggagaaaaaaaaactgaaagtaCAGAGATTGAAAAGACTGAGGCCTGATGTGGCATTACGCAAGTTGCATAACCATCACAATTTGCCCACTTGCGTCAAGGATGGAGGCTGATGGAGCGGCACAGACAGAAACCATTTAGACGCACTgaaaaaggacagaagaagaGACAATCAGCAGCCATGCTCTATTTTTCTATCTATACACAAAAGGATAAAGTTATGTGTCATCATTACATCTTTCATAAGAAAACAGGCGAGCTGCCACGATTCAAGATGCAGCTTTTTGCCTTCTAGCTGCCCCTCACTCATAATGAACAGTACTGTCGATGATAGATCTTGTGATATTGAGAGACACTCAAGGTAAAAGATCTTATGCTGTTCATGTTTGTTGTCATCCTGAGGAACATTTAAAGCTGACAATATGTTTGTAATGCACAGGAAACacattaaagtatatttaaacaaataaatgtacttggtttccttcccttccttccttcttcctcccttccttccttgactcgaggacaacaggagggttaaatgtgaagaattaacatgtttgaattatgatttttgacattttggataaaTACGGGTCAAACACgctacaaaaatgtttttaaaaagttgaaatatttccattctCGTATCTTCCgggtcacattaggggaagTCGTCCAATTTCAGgccaaaagaaaaagtattttttacagctctcagatgtataaatgggtcaaatttgagcctgaacagtatgtaagggttaaaggacCTCTATTAAAGCTGCCAAAGGATGGATTACACCTTCTAAAATCCCTCTTCATTATACAGTTGAAGGTGAGGACACAGATATGCTGAAACAAGCGATGTCTTACACCTTAGAGATatacttcctcctctccctgcagCCCAACATGCCAACTGTAAGCGCCCACTGACCCTATGGAGCCTGACGGATATCCAGAGTCCTGTCAGCATGTTCTGCATCTCCTCGAGGCCGCTGGTGATTTGTCTGAATAACAGGATGTGTTGCACCCTTTTTcaaaaaaaggggaagaaaCAGGCGGCACTGTCCTCTCATTGCTCTCAAACCACAGTCACAACCCTGGCTCACTGacctctgtgtgagtgtgtgcacatcTATTTCTATTAGTTAGCTATCAACATGATGCATTGCTCCTTCCAGACAGGAAGATCCGTCTCCAGATAGTAAATTGGCATTGATGCATGGGAAATATATTTAGTTATAGTGAAGACTTGCACAAACCTCCAGCAGTGGAATGTAACTAAGTATATTTACTCAGATACTTGAAGTTTAATTGAAGTaacttaagtacagttttgaaTAGTTTGGCTCAcatgtcagatgtctatgagttgtttacagctccaccaaatagtgatttttttccctctaaacttctcacatggtttcatttcaataaatgttcaaatgatccaatatttcagcaaaaatcaaagattagagaaaaagtccaaaaaactgaaaacacatttgtgtatcagaacattgttttttcttctttccactcccattaatcatctcaccacccctcacatttatctgctgaccctttggaggggccccacccctaaattgggaaccactggactaaactagctaactgtatataaagtagtgtaaactagctccacctccagcagctacaacagtaacatgctgctctaacactgattaacaatattaaaactgtaatcaaatttaatattataatagtTAGTTATAATATTAGTATATATCAGTCACAAGGGCCAATCTGGTGAAAATGGGTacctttactttttattatctCAAGTAAATGTAGCTGCTAATCCTGATGTACTTGGAGTATGTCTATATAGTGGCATTGGCACTTTTTATTTAAGGATCTGAgtatttcttccaccactgacagTGTCTGCTTAAAATCAAATCTATCAAGGATTTATATAAAACAGTGCTGCTTCACTTTACACATGTTCACCTTGAAGCTCATCTAGTCGCTGTTCTGGACTTTTCAATGCTAACACTCAGCCTTCATCAGACAAGTGTTgattttcaaacttttaatcttTTGGagcttttaactttaattttaagTCAACATTGTTTGATCATGTGACACCTATAGCATTCACAAATATATGTTATGTGTTTCTTACCGTTAGTTTCAATGTGTTAAACACCCAGCAGATTTTGACGTTACTTTACTGAAATGAAGACAATTATAGaaacaactttgttttttgtttgtttattaaaggcctcatattagtttattgctaaaaaaaaaaaaaaaaggcacaataCATGATTAGAAGAAATGTAAACAACAGACCAGCTCCACCACCAAAAATCACTACAACTGATCACTGAATCAATACAACATTAGtctgcaaacatttttaaaacactgcCCAGCTGATCAACAATGaaatacactcactggcctctttattagggaAAACTGTGCAATCTagttcaatccaatacaacatcTCTGCTTTaaactttacttttattattactgaggtcatagtgggtgatggtggtgtataagggtgcattatattgaatggtgctcttaatattttgcccccctcatgtatgttaatggagtggactaAATATTTGGtaccacttagtacgacctcagtaataaacataaagtagaattatcaactttttgacaatgttaacaaaaaatgaaaatgtataaacttcataaatgaagaatttaaagcagagctgttgtattggattgaattaaattgaacaggtgttcctaataggTCGGTGACTGTATAATCCAAAGCAAGTCTTTCCTGTATTGTAAATTGTGGTTTATTATGTAACATGGTATTACCCGCCCAACCCCAACACTATTACTACTACAGCACATTCAGCCTTATACAATAGCTAAGTAATAGCAACTTAAAACAAGATATTGAAAGgtttaagaaaacaaaagaagataaaacagcAAAATTCTGATGAAAAATAAGATAGCTATTGTGAAACAACAATCCCACCATGACTTCTCAGTATGATAtttatctttgtttgtttgtttgtttattgcaGCGCTCAGTGATTATTCAtccttcacttcacttcagtACCAGCACACTGTCAGGCGGTTAGGATCAGCTGTCACGTTAAAATGCGCTGACACCGGCACGGACGCCTGATCAGAGCTCATGGTGTGAATATGTGACATGTTGTCTGCATCGTAGACGGAGAGCTTCATGGACGAGCAGTTTAGGTAAACCCCAACCTTTCTAGGTTTGCCTCCAAATTCCAgctctgtgtttatatttttactacAGGCGGTACATTTTTGGCCATGGTATTTTAGGAAGTTATCTTTTACCCCTAGTTCCCAATAGTTCATCTGCCCAACCTCGATTTCTCAGGATTCCCAAAAAGACTAGTCCCAAAACTGCTTGCGTTTCCAAAAGAGAGTCCCGTGGTGGGTTGGTTAAATCCTGAGGCGGAGGCACCGCCAAAGCTAAAGCCACCGCTTTGGGCTCCATAAAAACCTCCACTGTGGGCTGAGGTGGCAGCAGTGCCAAAGCCGAAAGAGGTAAAGCCACCGCTTTGGGCTCCATAAAGACCTCCACTGTGGGCTGTGGATTGGCCAAAAGAAGGTGTACCTTGGCTGGTTTGCTGGTTGGTAGTACACGACAAACTTCTCCCATCATCAGAAACAGTTATATTTGCACTGTTGCTTTTGAGTGACAGCACTTCTTCTGGAGGTTGGATCACCTGACGCATCTCCTTCCACACGAAGAACTGCAGGTGACTTTCATAAGTCCCCAGACACAGAGACGTATTAACCACCATGAGATCGTCTGCTCTCGGCCTGAATAAATCTTCTGGAGTTGTGCTGTTACCCTCCATCCAGATCTTTAAGAACCTCTCAGGGTCAGTAACATTCAGAGTCACAGTCACCTTCCCCTCCAGCTCGTTGCTCTCTGATAAAGTTGTTTCTATAGCTTTTAAGTTCTTGCTCATTTTCTCGACAGCATCTTCCTCTTTGTGTTCAAGTTCTTTCTTGatctcatcttctctctttctcagaaACTGATGCATCTCCTCAAATTCTCTGGAGATTTTGGTCATCAGCTGTTGAGACTTCTCCTTggtttttgttatttcttccCTCTGTGAGTTGGCGTGGCTCTCTATGGCGCAGATATCAGCAGAAAGGTTCTCTACACCCTTCTCCATCTCCTTCCTCAGAGATGCAGCGGCTTCTCTGATTGGTTTGAACTTGTGTCCTTCATGCCTCTCCCCATCGCGGCATATGATGCAAGCTAGCTGCTGATCAGTGACGCAGAACAGTTTCAGCTTTTCGTCATGTTCAGGGCACATCCACTCAGCcacctgtttaaataaataaatgaattaatacatacatacattcatacatgctTGACCAGGCTGCTGGTTAAGCTGCTGCAAAATCTGCTGCCAAATCAACCAAAAAGTCAGATAAAGCGACACTAACATAGAGCAGCAGGGGGCGCTAATTTCACTCTCTTCTGCAGGTAGATAGAAGACCATGGTGTTGAATGAAACTGGAAAACCTAAAGCATCCATTGGTTTCACTCTTGACATGTTAGCAAGTGGGGAAAGGGGCTAAATAAAGCTCCACATTTAACCAAAGGTTTATGGAGTTAAAATCTCACTGTCTTCCATCTGAGTGCTGATTTTTTGAATAATTGTGTTTACATCAATAAATACTGACTCCATCATTTTATAAGACTGTGGGATGTTTATGAGGTGTGGTCCAATGCAGTTCTAAATTTGTATAATGAACAAATTCAGGTAAAAACATATTGACTTGGTAAtagctctttttaaaaatattttattttttattgtgttgttttgcacttttttATCCACTTGCTTTGCATCCAAATGTTGTTTCTGCACAATAAAAACTATCTTCATATGAAGGTAGTCTTAGAGTTTGTTGGGTTGCAGttgacaaaaatgaaataagtaTGACATAAGGTCCTGTGTCTCAATGTGTCAAATACATAAAACTAATAAAGACCAAACTACAACACATTGCTCATAATTTTCCATTTAGATGTATTTATCCAagtgttttaatcatttctgGAAGTGCTCTCATGAACTTAGAATGTACCcatgtacacaaacaaatatttagttttcaaACTCCATTGCAGTTTATTTCACACATTGTAATTAATACAActgcaactttttttaaacaaataaaagtaatcTGCAATAAACTACAACCTCttttggaataaaaataaaataaaataacaaaccaCCTTAACAGTGTAATTatttaacaggttttttttttaactgtgtaaCAGTATTCATTTACGTTTACGTGAGAGCCCAGTCAAAAACGTGTCCATGTTTTGATAGCAGTGTCCAAGCATGCCTCATTAATTTAGCCCTGTAGCCGTACCACGCCCCCCCTGCAATGGTCCCCGCCCTgcaatgccccccccccccccccccagcctcATAAACTGTGTTACCATAATGACGCACTTTGACCTGCTGATACTGAGGCTTTGACTCATCTTGCACTGTAAACAATTTACTATCAAACTGACTGCAGAATTATAGTATATGGAGATTAAATGGCATATTAaatcatatatacataaattaaattattatatcgACATCAATTGCACAATAAGTCCCAGAATACATCTGCATGTGCCTCTGTCGTCGCTTGATAGGCAATAACACATAACAATGTTTCCATATTAATACCACCTACATACCTCTGCTTTCTCACTTCCATgctctttcttcttctcagcCTCTTTTGCCTTTTCAGCGAAGTTTTTCAATATATGGTTCGTTTGAAGAGATTCTGGGTTAAGTGATACCAAACCTGACCGACACAGCGGACATTGATGCTGTGTGTTCACAACATCTGTAACACATGTTCTGCAGAAAGAGTGACCGCAGATGAGAGTCACAGGATCAGTGAAGATGGTCAGACAGATAGAGCAATTCAAATCctctgagagaaaaacagacgcCATTGCTCACGTTTCTCTCCTTAGCTCTGACTGACACTGAATTGGCAATTTTTAAGTTTCACTTTCCTAAAAAAGCCACACCCCCatatatcaaaatatatatCAGCTATAATACAATTATATGTTGAATATTTAGCTCACTTCACAATTAgttaatttttctttcatttgagacagaaattcattcaacatttagatttaacatttatatttatatatatactttaaaaaaaaaatatatatacaaaataaaccaaaattgTACCATGAAatctgcattctctctaatggccagcagggggtgtctccactggctccaaaaagaagcCTGTTTTTATAGAAGTCTATGGAAAAATTActctacttctcacttgatttattacctcagtttCTTAATGAGTtcatggtctcaatcgctagttacAAGTCTTTTTCAGTACAGGctttgtgattgacaagtcaTTACCACAGTGGTACGTAAGATGCTGTAGTTGGACCCTGGGGAGCTCCTTCCTAGCTCCAAACTCTTCTCCAAATATAGTCACTTTTAGTCACTTCTGTGATGAGAACAGTAAGAACGCATGCTGTTTGCATATGTTCTTAAAATACAACGCAAGGCACAGTAAATTCCTTTAGGTCCACAATGGCAACAGAAAGTCTCAGTAAACTTGCAGTTTCAACTGTAACTCATGAGGTCTCTCAAAGTCTGACCTTTGATGATTTGATAAATGACTTTACCTCAAAGCTAGATATGTGCATTTTTAGAAAAAGAAGTTGCAAAGTTGCGCCAAACCAACTTTCATACGTCCCACTTAATACCGACAGGTGTGCTTACAGTTTTATTCAGCTTTTGGAAACATGAACTTGTTCTCTATTCTTaatgcttttcctttttttttttaacccaatgCATCCTTGTCTTGTATGGGTTTTTATCTCGTTTGTTTTTCAAATCCTTACTGGTCAGTCAATTAACACCTAACAGCCACCAAAGTTCATGTGCTACCTCAGGCCATGTCACCAAATACTCACTGAATGGCGATCTGACCCTCACTTGCCTTTTTATCTGGAGGACTGGAAGGACTTTCCTCGGGCTGGAGGAACCGTTGCCCTTAATTTGAATGTGCATTCATTTGTTTAAGTTCTTGGACTTGAGGTACTATTGCTGCACATGTTaagttatttcttcttcttcttcttctttttcttcttgtcagcacagttgcatttatttaaacttatttaacttacatgttatcatatttattaaattcaaGTTCAGTTAAAAAGCAAGTGTTCCAATCTAAAAACCCTGATAGGCCCTGAtaactgttattagtctttggagccatttgtaaacaaactaacaaGGCCGTAATCTTTTGGTACAAGGAACATGTCACTTATTGCACTGATGTGGCTTATTGacgtgtttttaatcatttttggacaaCGATTACGACTGCCATCTATAGTACACAAggataagatatatcaggctttacacacacacacttgttggTGGATCAGTTCATTATTGGTTTGGCTCCAAACATGTGatttgaaaaatgaagaaaaatgatcaGATTTCTTCATCATTaatcaatgcatttatttatgttataatgtttaaatgatgtCAAGAGAttggatgaaaaaaatgtgaaatatgacaTTCGTATATCACAGAATAAGATCATGTCTCTGTTATGGAATTTCACAAATATCTGAAATATTTCAGCCCTCATGTGGACTTGCCAGAACAGGACGTTGTCAGCGGATTCCTGATAATCCACTGAAAACATGGAGGTTTTGTCTTGATAACATAAACCCTTTATCAAGTCTGAAAAAACGTTGCCTG
Coding sequences within:
- the LOC133983604 gene encoding nuclear factor 7, ovary-like, which codes for MASVFLSEDLNCSICLTIFTDPVTLICGHSFCRTCVTDVVNTQHQCPLCRSGLVSLNPESLQTNHILKNFAEKAKEAEKKKEHGSEKAEVAEWMCPEHDEKLKLFCVTDQQLACIICRDGERHEGHKFKPIREAAASLRKEMEKGVENLSADICAIESHANSQREEITKTKEKSQQLMTKISREFEEMHQFLRKREDEIKKELEHKEEDAVEKMSKNLKAIETTLSESNELEGKVTVTLNVTDPERFLKIWMEGNSTTPEDLFRPRADDLMVVNTSLCLGTYESHLQFFVWKEMRQVIQPPEEVLSLKSNSANITVSDDGRSLSCTTNQQTSQGTPSFGQSTAHSGGLYGAQSGGFTSFGFGTAATSAHSGGFYGAQSGGFSFGGASASGFNQPTTGLSFGNASSFGTSLFGNPEKSRLGR